Proteins found in one Takifugu rubripes chromosome 17, fTakRub1.2, whole genome shotgun sequence genomic segment:
- the ptpn9b gene encoding tyrosine-protein phosphatase non-receptor type 9 produces MAEALTTQEQLAVKEFLDKVRSREHPHSAGLVSQPTAIKFLMARKFDVSRAIDLFQDYKNTRIKEGIININPDEEPLRSELLSGKFTVLPGRDAKGAALALFTARLHRPDITTHKAVLQAIIYQLDKAIESAQTQREGLIFIYDMTNSSYGNFDYELCVKILDLLKGAFPARLKCVFIVSSPLWFRAPFAVLRLFVREKLRERVCTLKGHELTSHIPVTSLPEHLGGTSQYSHVAWIQSCVNIQNNTVQTDTHDCVGSLLLSYSLDCSTTSAGPEVTAANSNCYDDKNANPQNHCGVIDAKTEASGQSQLSSNRLQGNHQHCNGSAVSGAEVTISESTPNANVNGRGHQAPPQSDTPPDTPLSHKDARDVADGKAIDCPSEEGGVPPLPQKSLPRPPQQPYSQSSPLSSSWGPDDEERYMEVSVHMPELGGMTVHDLVDYVKRKKKKGIYQEYEDIRKEPPAGTFDYSKKLSNQIKNRYSDVLCLDHSRVQLCKLDGDDETSDYINGSFMDGYKRGNAYIATQGPLPKTFADFWRMVWEQMVLIIVMTTRVVERGRVKCGQYWPLEEGKTEQHGYFMVRTTHIQVFQDFKLSHLKLYNTQSGEKREVCHYLYLSWPDFGVPKSASAMLDFREHVLQRKATAVQSLGSSWTGSPGGPPVVVHCSAGIGRTGTFCTLDICLSRLEDIGTVDIRETVRRMRTQRAFSIQTWDQYYFCYTAVIEYAQRNGKMSPVQWSDSDIDTDSE; encoded by the exons ATGGCGGAAGCCCTGACAACTCAGGAGCAGCTG GCTGTAAAGGAGTTCCTAGATAAGGTGCGCAGCAGGGAGCATCCTCACAGCGCAGGGCTGGTGTCCCAACCTACAGCCATCAAGTTTCTTATGGCCCGCAAGTTTGACGTGTCAAGAGCCATCGACCTCTTCCAAGATTACAAG AACACGAGAATCAAAGAGGGCATCATAAATATCAACCCTGATGAGGAGCCTCTCCGCTCCGAGCTGCTGAGTGGCAAATTTACAGTTCTG CCTGGTCGCGATGCCAAGGGTGCAGCACTTGCACTCTTCACTGCCCGTCTTCATCGACCAGACATCACAACTCACAAAGCTGTGCTGCAAGCCATCATCTATCAGCTGGACAAAGCCATCGAGAG TGCACAGACTCAAAGAGAAGGACTTATATTTATCTACGACATGACCAACTCCAGCTATGGCAATTTTGACTATGAGCTCTGTGTCAAGATACTAGACTTGCTCAAG GGAGCTTTTCCAGCTCGTCTAAAATGCGTCTTCATCGTGTCATCCCCTCTTTGGTTTCGAGCGCCTTTTGCTGTCCTCCGGCTATTTGTGCGCGAGAAGTTGAGAGAGAGG GTGTGCACATTGAAAGGTCACGAATTGACAAGTCATATCCCAGTCACGTCCCTCCCGGAACACTTGGGTGGGACTTCCCAGTATAGCCATGTGGCCTGGATCCAGTCCTGTGTTAACATACAAAACAACACTGTACAGACTGACACGCATGACTGTGTGGGAAGCCTGCTGCTCTCCTACAGCTTAGACTGCAGCACCACGAGTGCTGGCCCTGAGGTAACGGCGGCGAACTCAAACTGCTATGATGACAAGAATGCTAACCCACAGAACCACTGCGGGGTTATAGATGCTAAGACTGAAGCTTCGGGTCAGTCCCAGCTGTCTTCAAACAGACTACAGGGAAACCATCAACACTGCAACGGCTCAGCAGTGAGCGGGGCAGAAGTCACCATCAGTGAGTCCACCCCTAATGCCAACGTGAATGGACGCGGTCACCAAGCCCCTCCCCAGTCCGATACACCTCCGGACACGCCTCTTTCCCACAAAGATGCCAGAGATGTAGCGGATGGAAAGGCCATAGACTGTCCCTCAGAGGAAGGCGGGGTGCCTCCATTGCCCCAGAAATCTTTGCCTCGACCCCCTCAACAACCATACTCCCAATCCTCACCGCTGTCTTCGTCTTGGGGCCCTGATGATGAGGAGCGTTACATGGAAGTGTCTGTTCACATGCCAGAGCTGGGAGGCATGACAGTGCATGACCTGGTGGACTatgtgaagaggaagaagaagaaggggatCTATCAGGAGTACGAGGATATCCGTAAAGAGCCACCAGCAGGAACCTTTGATTACTCTAA AAAGCTATCTAATCAGATTAAGAACAGGTACAGTGATGTTCTCTGCCTCGATCATTCACGAGTTCAACTCTGCAAGCTTGATGGTGACGATGAG ACATCAGATTACATCAATGGCAGCTTCATGGACGGGTACAAGAGGGGTAATGCCTACATCGCAACTCAGG GCCCTTTACCAAAAACCTTTGCTGACTTTTGGCGCATGGTGTGGGAGCAGATGGTCCTTATTATTGTCATGACCACCAG GGTGGTGGAACGCGGACGTGTCAAGTGTGGTCAGTACTGGCCTCTTGAGGAGGGCAAGACTGAGCAGCATGGCTATTTCATGGTTCGGACCACACACATCCAAGTCTTTCAGGACTTCAAACTCTCCCATCTCAAGCTATACAATACACAG TCTGGTGAAAAACGGGAAGTGTGCCACTACCTCTATCTCAGCTGGCCAGACTTTGGGGTCCCCAAAAGTGCTTCAGCCATGTTGGACTTCCGTGAGCATGTTCTTCAGAGGAAAGCGACTGCCGTCCAAAGTCTTGGTTCTAGTTGGACGGGATCACCTGGGGGACCCCCTGTGGTTGTGCACTGTAGTGCTGGTATTGGCCGCACAG GAACCTTCTGTACACTGGACATCTGCTTGTCCCGGTTGGAGGACATCGGTACGGTGGACATCAGAGAGACAGTGCGGCGGATGCGTACACAGAGGGCTTTCAGCATTCAGACTTGGGACCAGTACTACTTCTGCTACACAGCAGTCATTGAGTATGCACAGCGTAATGGTAAAATGAGCCCAGTGCAATGGTCTGACTCGGACATCGATACTGACAGCGAGTGA